Sequence from the Deltaproteobacteria bacterium PRO3 genome:
CCGAGGTCGTCGATCCCCTCCAGGTGAAGTCCGAGCAGGTCTTCTTCGGCGCCACCGTCACGGTCGAGGACGAGGAGGGCGAGCGCAAGACCTACGCGATTGTCGGCATCGACGAGGCGGATCCCGGCCGGGGCAAGATCAGCTGGATCTCGCCGCTGACCCGGGCCCTGCTCAAGGCGAAGGTGGGCGATCTGGTTCAGTTCCGCACCCCGAAAGGGATTCGCGAGCTCGAGGTCGTCGAGATCCTGTACCGGGAAATTCCCTGAAAATAACGGTTTCTCCGTCGGGCCCCGATTCCGCTTCCGTCCGGCCTCGCCCCTGGGCTATGCAAACCGCCGAAAAGGAGCGCGGCGTCGCATGCGCATGATCGGAACCCTCTCCCAGAAAAATCAAGCCAGGAAGTTCAGCGACTTCTTACTGGTGAACGGCATCCCCAACCAAGTGGAGGAAGAGGCCGACGGCTATCAGCTTTGGGTGCGCGACGACCGCCACCTGTCGGCCGCCGAACGGTTTTTTTCGGAATTCCAAAGCAATCCCGAGGCCGAGGCCTACCGCGGGCGGGGGGCGTCCGCCGGGGCGATCCGCGCCCGGGAGGAGCGGCTTGCGAAGCGATCGCCGGTGATCGACGTCCGCACCCACTGGCACCGGCTCGACACCAGCGTCGGGCCCGTGACCGGCATCCTGATCCTGCTCAGCGTCGCCATCACGCTTTTGGCCATGGCCGACCGTTCCAACGAGCTCTTGGATTATTTCTTCATCACGCGCTACGACGTGGTCGGCCCCTACCTCCAGTGGAGCGGCGGCCTGCCCGAGATCCGGCACGGCCAGATCTGGCGCTTGGTCACGCCGATCTTCATCCACAGCGGCGTCCTCCACATCCTCTTCAACATGCTCTGGCTCAAGGACCTAGGCTCCGAGCTGGAGCGCCGCCAGGGCTCCCTCTATTTTTCCATCCTGGTCCTGGCCGTCGCGATCCTCTCCAACCTGGGCCAGTACCTCCTCGCCGGCCCCAATTTCGGCGGGATGTCGGGCGTGGTCTACGGCCTGCTCGGCTACTGCTGGATCCGCGGGCGCTACGATCCGTCCTCTGGCCTCTCGCTCAATCAAGGCGTCGTCACGATGATGATTATTTGGTTTGTGCTCTGCTGGACCGGCCTGATCGGAAACGTCGCCAACTGGGCCCATACCTTCGGCCTGGTCGCGGGGATGGCCTGGGGCTTCGCGGCCGCGAAGCTGCGGCGCTGACGGTCCGCGAAAACAAGCCGATCGAAAAATTACCCGCGATGCCGCCGCAGGAATTCCGCGAGGGCGGCGCCGATCTGCTCGGCCTTGGCCCGTAGCTTGGGGTCTTTCAGGCCGCCCTCGGCGTCGAAGGCCTCGTGGGCCCGCGGGATGCCGAGTTGAGTCGGCAGGACGTGGACGCCGATATTGTGCAGGATGGAGCGCAGCGTCGCCAGGCCGCGCAGGCCGGCCAAGGCGCCCGGCGAGGCGCTGAGCAGGGCGGCGGCCTTGTCGGTGAAACAGGCCAGGGGGGCCTCGCCCGCTTCGGCGCGGGAGGCCCAGTCGATGGCGTTCTTCAAGACCCCCGAGATCGAGCTGTTGTACTCCGGCGCGGCGATCAAAAAACCGTCGTGCCCCTTCATCAAGGCCTTCAGTTTTTTGGCGTTATCCGGCAGGCCGCCCTCGGCCTCGAGGTCCCCGTCGTAGAGGGGCAGGGGGAGCTCCTTCAAGTCCAAGACCGTCACCTCGGCGCCCGCGGCCCGGGCGCCCGCGACGGCCACCCGCAGCAGTTTTTTGTTGAAAGAGTCCCGGCGGGTGCTGCCGGCGAAGGCTAGGATGCGAGGGGTGTGGGCCATGGCGGGAGGCTAACGCCCTTCGGCGCGGAAATAAATTCCTTTTTACCGGGGGCGTTTTCCGCTAGAGCGGCGGCGATGCAGATCGTGATGGAGATCGCCGCCTTGGTCTTTCCGGTCTTCGCCTCCTACGCCCTGCGTAGCCACGGCGTGACCCAAAAACTCGCCGAGCTGCTCTCCCGCGAGGTCGAGGGCCTGAGCGCCTCCCAGCTCCAACGCCTGATCGCGCCGCGGGCGCAGTGGGTGACGATCTTGACCGCCTCGGTGCTGGGGGCGACGGTCCTGGGCTTGGCCTTTCATCTCTTGCCTTGGTATTGGGCCTTGGCCTTGTTTGCCGGGTCCTGCCTCTTGGTGCTCTTGATGAATTTCTTCACGCCGTCCGACAAGTCGCGGCACTACCTCCTGGTCATCCTGAAAAACCTCAATCGGAGGATCGCGCGCTGCGAGGCGGAGGACGACGAGGAGCAGGCGGCGGCCTTGCGCGACCTGGCAGAGCGCCTCAAGTCGGTCTCCGTCCGAAAACAATTGTTCGAAGACAAGGGTCCCACATATTGATCGGAGGAATCATGTCGGAAACCGTCCCGCAAAAACTGCAAAACGTCTCGGTCGACCTGAAGGCCAACGTCTATTTCGACGGCAAGGTGGTCAGCCACAGCGTCTACGACGCCGCCGGCGCCAAGAAGACGATCGGGCTCATTTATCCGGGCTCCTACCAGTTCAGCACCGGCGCCCCCGAGCGCATGGTGATCGTGGCCGGCACCTGCAAGGTCAAGGTCGCGGGTGAGGAGGAGTGGAAGACCTACGCGGCGGGGATGGAGTTCCGCGTGCCGGGAAATTCCGCCTTCGAGATTTCGGTGCTGCGCGGGATCACCGAGTACCTCTGCATCTTCGAGTAAATCACTCCACCCGCAGGATCCAGCACTTCAGGTAGTCCGTCTCGGGCATGACGAGCAGGGCGGGGTGGTCGGCGGGTTGCCCGCGCTTCTCCAAAACCTGCACGCGGCGCCGCGCGTCTCGGGCCGCCTCGGCCAGGGTCTTTTCGAAGAGCTCGGGGCTCAAGTGCTGCGAGCAGGACGAGGTGACGAGGATCCCGCCCGGCCTCAGCAGGCGCATCGCCCGCAGGTTGATCTCTTTATAGCCGCGCAGGGCGGGTTTCAGGGCCGCGCGGTTTTTGACGAAGGCGGGCGGGTCCAGCGAGACCGTGTCGAAGCGCCGTCCCTCCTGGTCGCATTCTTTCAAGAAATCGAAGGCGTTGGCGCAGCGGGTCTCGACGTTGGCGAGGCCGTTGCGCTCGGCGTTGCGCCGCGCCTGCGCGAGGGCCGGCTCGGAGGCGTCGACGCAGAGGACGGATTTGGCGCGCGGCGCGGCGTGCAGGCCGAATTGCCCCACGTAGCAAAAGGCGTCGAGCATCTCGCCGCGGGCGTAGCGGGCCGCGGCCTCGGCGTTGTAGCGCTGGTCGAGAAAGAACCCCGTCTTCTGCCCCTCCAGGGCCGGAAAGGAGAAGGTCTTTTCGGAGAAGCGGAAGGCGACTTCCTCCGGCGCCTCGCCCCAGGCCGCCTGGCGGATGAGGGGCAGTCCCTCGCGCTCCCGGACGCTCGAGTCGTTGCGCTCGAGGATGGAGCGCGGATCCAGCGTCTCGCGCAGGGCTGAGACGACGGTCTCCTTGAAGGTCTCCATCCCGGCGCTCAAGGTCTGGAAGACGGCCACGTCCGCAAAGCGGTCGACGATCAGGGAGGGCAGACGGTCGGCCTCGCCGAAGACGACGCGGTAGGCCTCTTCACCCGGATACATCTCGCGGCGCCGCTCGTGGGCGAGGCGCAGGCGCTCGCGGATCAGCCCCTCCGTGATCCGCTCCTGGCCTTGGGTCATCATGCGCAAGGCGATCAGGCTCTTGGGGCTGTAGAGGGCCTCGCCCAGGACCTTGCCCTTCTCCGAGACGACGGTCGCGGGACCGGCGATTTCGGCCTCCACGCCCGTCAAGTCGCTGCGGAAGATCCAGTCGTGGCCGCGTTGCAGTCTCTCCAGGGCTTTTTGATTGATCGTGACCTTCAATTGCGGGATCCTTCGGGCTATGGCCTTTCGACGCGTGACGCTGATCGTCCTCGATTCCGTCGGCATCGGCGCGATGCCGGACGCCGCGGACTACGGGGATGCCGGGGCCCATACCCTGAAACACTGTGCCGAGGCAATGGGCGGCTTGAGCCTGCCCGGCCTCGAGCGACTGGGCCTCGGGCGGGTGGACGCCATCCCCGGCCTTAGGGCCGTCGCCGGCCGCGGCGCCTGCTTCGGAAAGATGGCCGAGGCCTCGCCCGCCAAGGACACGACGACCGGCCATTGGGAGATGGCGGGCGTCGTCTCGGAGCGGCCGCCCAAGCTTTACCCGGGAGGTTTTCCGAAGGAACTCATCGCCGCCTTCGAGGCCGCGATCGGGAGGACGACGCTGGGAAACGTCGCCGCCTCCGGGACCACCATCATCGAGCAACTGGGCGCTGCGCATCGGGACAGCGGGGCCCCGATCGTCTACACCAGCGCCGACAGCGTCTTCCAGATCGCCTGCCACGAGGCGAGCGTGCCCGTCGACGAGCTCTACGGCTACTGCGAGATTGCCCGCGGCCTCTGCGACGCCTATGACGTTGGACGGGTGATCGCGCGGCCCTTCGCGGGCGAGCCGGGGAG
This genomic interval carries:
- a CDS encoding NAD(P)H-dependent oxidoreductase, which produces MAHTPRILAFAGSTRRDSFNKKLLRVAVAGARAAGAEVTVLDLKELPLPLYDGDLEAEGGLPDNAKKLKALMKGHDGFLIAAPEYNSSISGVLKNAIDWASRAEAGEAPLACFTDKAAALLSASPGALAGLRGLATLRSILHNIGVHVLPTQLGIPRAHEAFDAEGGLKDPKLRAKAEQIGAALAEFLRRHRG
- a CDS encoding rhomboid family intramembrane serine protease, with protein sequence MRMIGTLSQKNQARKFSDFLLVNGIPNQVEEEADGYQLWVRDDRHLSAAERFFSEFQSNPEAEAYRGRGASAGAIRAREERLAKRSPVIDVRTHWHRLDTSVGPVTGILILLSVAITLLAMADRSNELLDYFFITRYDVVGPYLQWSGGLPEIRHGQIWRLVTPIFIHSGVLHILFNMLWLKDLGSELERRQGSLYFSILVLAVAILSNLGQYLLAGPNFGGMSGVVYGLLGYCWIRGRYDPSSGLSLNQGVVTMMIIWFVLCWTGLIGNVANWAHTFGLVAGMAWGFAAAKLRR
- a CDS encoding pyrimidine/purine nucleoside phosphorylase; this translates as MSETVPQKLQNVSVDLKANVYFDGKVVSHSVYDAAGAKKTIGLIYPGSYQFSTGAPERMVIVAGTCKVKVAGEEEWKTYAAGMEFRVPGNSAFEISVLRGITEYLCIFE
- a CDS encoding transcription elongation factor GreB gives rise to the protein EVVDPLQVKSEQVFFGATVTVEDEEGERKTYAIVGIDEADPGRGKISWISPLTRALLKAKVGDLVQFRTPKGIRELEVVEILYREIP
- a CDS encoding class I SAM-dependent rRNA methyltransferase, producing the protein MPTESRTISVTRRKAIARRIPQLKVTINQKALERLQRGHDWIFRSDLTGVEAEIAGPATVVSEKGKVLGEALYSPKSLIALRMMTQGQERITEGLIRERLRLAHERRREMYPGEEAYRVVFGEADRLPSLIVDRFADVAVFQTLSAGMETFKETVVSALRETLDPRSILERNDSSVREREGLPLIRQAAWGEAPEEVAFRFSEKTFSFPALEGQKTGFFLDQRYNAEAAARYARGEMLDAFCYVGQFGLHAAPRAKSVLCVDASEPALAQARRNAERNGLANVETRCANAFDFLKECDQEGRRFDTVSLDPPAFVKNRAALKPALRGYKEINLRAMRLLRPGGILVTSSCSQHLSPELFEKTLAEAARDARRRVQVLEKRGQPADHPALLVMPETDYLKCWILRVE
- a CDS encoding phosphopentomutase, encoding MAFRRVTLIVLDSVGIGAMPDAADYGDAGAHTLKHCAEAMGGLSLPGLERLGLGRVDAIPGLRAVAGRGACFGKMAEASPAKDTTTGHWEMAGVVSERPPKLYPGGFPKELIAAFEAAIGRTTLGNVAASGTTIIEQLGAAHRDSGAPIVYTSADSVFQIACHEASVPVDELYGYCEIARGLCDAYDVGRVIARPFAGEPGSFVRTPRRRDYAMPPPAPTVLEALAAQGVPVVGIGKIGDIFSERGLAQSFHTQSNPEGIAQTFRSLEAVPEGLIFVNLVDFDMLYGHRRDPRGYARALAAFDAALVELLEKLGPEDLLLISADHGCDPTYRGTDHTREYVPLLAYAPALRGAGASLGVRESFADIGATVGEIFGVSWASGRSFLSELAL